In the Ictalurus punctatus breed USDA103 chromosome 7, Coco_2.0, whole genome shotgun sequence genome, one interval contains:
- the marchf6 gene encoding E3 ubiquitin-protein ligase MARCH6, translating into MDTGEEADICRVCRSEGTQDKPLYHPCVCTGSIKFIHQECLVQWLKHSRKEYCELCKHRFAFTPIYSPDMPSRLPVQDIFAGLVTSIGTAIRYWFHYTLVAFAWLGVVPLTACRIYKCLFTGSVSSLLTLPLDMLSTENLLADCLQGCFVVTCTLCAFISLVWLREQIVHGGAPLWLEQNQQQPANMAGQPNEAPAAGNGGVENQPAPAPADPPAENAEAAEAHDPQPDQAEELELDNEDDEEAGAEDAADANNGAQDDMNWNALEWDRAAEELTWERMLGLDGSLVFLEHVFWVVSLNTLFILVFAFCPYHIGHFSVVGLGFEDYVRASHFEGLITTIVGYVLLAVTLILCHGLAALVRFQRSRRLLGVCYIVVKVSLLVVVEIGVFPLICGWWLDICSLEMFDASLKDRELSFESAPGTTMFLHWLVGMVYVFYFASFILLLREVLRPGVLWFLRNLNDPDFNPVQEMIHLPIYRHLRRFILSVVVFGSIVLLMLWLPIRIIKHILPAFLPYNVMLYSDAPVSELSLELLLLQVVLPALLEQGHTRQWLKGLVRAWTVTAGYLLDLHSYLLGDQEENENNANQAANNNNNQQPRNNANAVPVVGEGLHAAHQAILQQGGPVGFQPYHRPVKFPLRIVLLILFMCVTLLLASLVCLTLPVFAGRWLMSFWTGTAKIHELYTAACGLYVCWLSIRAVTVLLAWMPQGRRVILLKVQEWTLMIMKTLIVAVLLAGVIPLLLGLLFELVIVAPLRVPLDQTPLFYPWQDWALGVLHAKIIAAITLMGPQWWLKTVIEQVYANGIRNIDLHFIIRKLAAPVIAVLLLSLCVPYVIAVGIVPIIGVTLEMQNLVQRRIYPFLLMVVVLMGILSFQIRQFKRLYEHIKNDKYLVGQRLVNYERKAGKPSTTTHSSPVQE; encoded by the exons ATGGACACTGGAGAAGAAG CTGATATATGTCGAGTGTGTCGCTCTGAGGGGACTCAGGACAAACCGCTCTACCATCCGTGTGTCTGCACTGGAAGTATTAAATTCATTCACCAAGAATG CTTGGTGCAGTGGCTGAAACACAGCAGAAAAGAGTATTGTGAATTATGCAAGCACAGATTTGCTTTCACGCCAA TTTACTCTCCAGACATGCCTTCACGGCTTCCGGTACAGGACATTTTCGCAGGTCTGGTGACCAGTATAGGCACAGCCATCCGATACTGGTTCCATTATACGCTGGTGGCCTTTGCCTGGCTGGGAGTTGTACCTTTAACAGCat GTCGAATCTATAAGTGTTTGTTTACTGGTTCTGTAAGCTCCCTCCTGACACTGCCATTAGATATGCTTTCCAC GGAGAACCTGCTGGCGGACTGTCTGCAGGGTTGCTTCGTGGTGACCTGCACCCTGTGCGCCTTTATAAGCCTGGTGTGGTTACGGGAGCAGATTGTTCACGGTGGAGCTCCACTGTGGCTGGAGCAGAACCAACAGCAACCTGCCAACATGGCAGGGCAGCCTAATGAG GCTCCAGCTGCGGGTAACGGAGGTGTGGAGAATCAGCCTGCGCCGGCCCCAGCTGATCCCCCTGCGGAGAACGCGGAAGCAGCCGAGGCGCACGACCCCCAGCCGGACCAAGCCGAGGAGCTGGAGCTGGACAACGAGGACGACGAGGAGGCGGGCGCCGAGGACGCAGCTGACGCCAATAATGGTGCACAAG ATGATATGAACTGGAATGCTTTGGAATGGGACCGTGCTGCTGAGGAGCTCACATGGGAAAGG ATGCTCGGACTTGATGGCTCTTTGGTTTTCCTG GAGCATGTATTCTGGGTGGTGTCTCTGAACACACTCTTCATTTTGGTGTTTG CTTTTTGTCCATACCATATTGGGCACTTTTCAGTGGTGGGACTTGGCTTTGAAGATTAC GTTCGTGCTTCTCACTTCGAGGGCCTCATCACCACCATCGTGGGTTATGTCCTGCTGGCGGTAACACTGATTTTGTGCCAT gGATTAGCCGCATTGGTTAGATTCCAGAGATCTCGGAGATTGTTGGGAGTCTGCTATATTGTGGTTAAG GTGTCGTTGTTGGTGGTTGTAGAGATCGGTGTATTCCCCCTCATCTGTGGCTGGTGGCTGGATATCTGCTCCCTG GAAATGTTTGACGCGTCCTTAAAGGACCGGGAGCTAAGTTTCGAGTCGGCTCCAGGCACCACCATGTTCCTGCACTGGCTCGTAGGCATGGTCTACGTCTTCTACTTTGCATCCTTTATCCTCCTTCTCCGAGAG GTTCTCAGGCCCGGAGTCCTGTGGTTCCTCAGAAACCTCAACGATCCGGATTTTAACCCGGTCCAAGAAATGATCCACCTCCCGATATACAGACATCTGAGACGGTTCATACTATCAGTG GTCGTGTTTGGGTCGATAGTCCTGTTGATGCTCTGGTTACCCATTCGGATAATTAAACACATCTTGCCAGCCTTCCTTCCCTACAACGTGATGCTCTACAG tgatgCTCCAGTGAGTGAGCTGTCCCTAGAGCTCCTGTTACTGCAGGTGGTTTTGCCGGCTCTTTTGGAGCAGGGACACACACGGCAGTGGTTGAAGGGTTTGGTGAGAGCCTGGACAGTTACTGCTGGCTACCTACT AGACCTACACTCGTATCTGCTGGGAGACCAGGAGGAGAATGAGAACAACGCTAACCAGGcagccaacaacaacaacaaccagcaACCGCGAAACAATGCTAATGCCGTTCCTGTAGTGGGCGAAGGACTACATGCTGCACACCAGGCCATCCTGCAGCAGGGAGGCCCTGTGGGCTTCCAGCCCTATCACCGCCCTGTGAAGTTCCCCCTCAGG ATTGTGTTGCTGATCCTGTTCATGTGTGTGACGCTGCTCTTGGCCAGCTTGGTGTGTCTCACTTTGCCAG TGTTTGCTGGCCGCTGGCTCATGTCATTCTGGACAGGCACAGCTAAGATCCACGAGCTGTACACAGCAGCGTGTGGCCTGTATGTGTGCTGGCTGTCCATCAGGGCCGTCACCGTGCTGCTGGCCTGGATGCCTCAGGGCCGCAGGGTCATCCTCCTCAAAGTCCAGGAGTGGACACTCATG aTCATGAAGACATTGATCGTGGCGGTTCTGTTAGCTGGTGTGATTCCGCTACTTCTGGGTTTGCTGTTTGAGTTAGTTATCGTGGCTCCTCTCCGGGTCCCGCTCGACCAGACACCTCTGTTTTACCCCTGGCAG GATTGGGCGTTGGGAGTGTTACATGCCAAAATAATCGCTGCCATCACCCTCATGGGCCCTCAGTGGTGGCTGAAGACCGTCATTGAGCAG GTGTATGCCAATGGAATCCGCAACATCGACCTACATTTCATCATCCGGAAGCTGGCTGCTCCGGTCATCGCTGTGCTGCTGCTGTCCCTCTGTGTGCCCTACGTCATTGCTGTAGGCATCGTCCCCATAATAG gggttacCCTGGAGATGCAGAACCTGGTTCAGAGGAGAATCTACCCCTTCCTGCTGATGGTCGTAGTTCTGATGGGAATCCTCTCGTTCCAAATCCGACAGTTCAAGCGCCTTTACGAACACATCAAGAACGACAA GTATCTCGTAGGACAGAGACTTGTGAACTATGAACGTAAAGCTGGTAAACCCAGCACGACTACACACAGCAGCCCAGTGCAGGAATAA